The genomic DNA GTCATGAAAATGACCGGCTTGTCGAAGCCGCGCGCACGCAATCCGTCATAGAGAGCAAAGCCATTCATTCCGGGCATCACCACATCCGTGATCACGCACGCGATCCGGTCAAGCGCGGCGAACTGCAAGAGATCCAGGCCTCCTGCGAATAGCTCCGCTGAGAAGTCATAGGAGCGAATCAGCCTTCCCATGGCATCTCTGACAGAAGCGTCGTCGTCAACGATAGCGATCACCGCAGTGGCAGTCACACTGAATCCTCGCGTGGTCTTTGCGGTGACCGGACATGGCCGAAGCTTTGTGCACCGCTCGCATTCAGCATAACCGCGTCCGGCGCGACGCCAAATAGTACTGAAGTATTGCCCAGGCTTCTCTGACGCCACTCTTGATCTACCGAACCCATCCATTCGTCTCGCGAGCCGGATCGCCCAAGTGCACGAAACGCGGCAGCCGAGGGCTTCGATCGCCGCTACCAGCCTAGAAGTTGTGCCGCATGCCTAGCGCAAAAGTCTGCGGATCGGCGCCGGCGCGAATGCCTAGCTGATTGATCGCAAAATCATAGATCGCATTTTTCTTGTTCTCGATCCGGCTGTAGTACGTGAACAGTGCCGTGCGTTTTGACAACGGATACTCGTACCCTCGGTGTGGCCGCGGGATATGCGCTGCTGCGTTCGACCTATCTGCTCAAGAAGGCAATCGACCCTGTCGATGCCATCGCGCGCCGATGGACCCTGATTGCATTGCCCGTGACCGTCATCTGCGGGCTGGTCCTTTCCGCGGCTACGCTGCATCTGAGCCTGATCGGCACCGAACGCTGGCACCAGCATAGCGTGCTGGCCCCGCTCTGCGTGCTCGGGCTGATTGGGGCGCTGGCGGTATCCTGCATCGCCGGCACGACCTGGACAGGCGGCCGGCGCGGTCCGTCCCGTGGCGCGGTGTTGCTATTCCTGGTGTCGTTCGGCGGGCTCGCCATCAGCCTGTTTCCGTACATCGTGCCAGGCAAGCTGCTGCTGACCGATGCGGCATCCGATAGTCAGACACTTGTATTCATGCTGATCGGCATCGGCATGCTGCTGCCCGTGATGCTTGGCTACAACCTCTATCAGTACCATGTGTCTCGCGGGAAGGTCTCAGCCTCAACGGGCCAGCCTCCCTGCTCGCGACGGGCTGGCCGCAAGGCCAGCCCGTTTGCTTTCCCGCATCGCAATAGACGATGCCTATTTCACCGCTTCCGCGAGGAACCAGGCGCGACGCTGCGCCTGGTCGATCCAGGTTTCAAGCAAACCGGCGGTAGCCACGTCGGCGTGTTCGTCGCAAGCATGGTGTGCCTCGAGCATTGCCGCCACCAGCTTCAGGTTAT from Cupriavidus sp. D39 includes the following:
- a CDS encoding response regulator transcription factor, translating into MTATAVIAIVDDDASVRDAMGRLIRSYDFSAELFAGGLDLLQFAALDRIACVITDVVMPGMNGFALYDGLRARGFDKPVIFMTGFAEEGSEERAMAAGAACFLKKPFQDTDIIRCIEQVLQVRHGESAP